The Scyliorhinus torazame isolate Kashiwa2021f chromosome 29, sScyTor2.1, whole genome shotgun sequence genome includes the window GAGGCACCAGATATCACGACAAGGATTGCAAGTCGGAACTGAAGGAGTCTTGCACAACAGTGCCACCTAGCTGCGATGGAAGGATCAGTGAGATGCAATTTGATGGCGACAGATCCCCTGTGGCCAGCACCCCACGATCGACGACTGATGGCGTACAGTCGCCACGTGAGACTCTAAAGCAGCGTCCCAATCAAAAAGAGGAGTGCGTAATTCCCCAAAATATCAAGCATAAGTTTGGGAGCCAACTCATGGACGAGCTCCTAACGGATGACGAGGTTGGTGAGGAAATGAGAAAAAAAAGGcaattaccgcggatgctggaatcggaaacagcaacagaaaatgctggacaatctcagcaggtccgacagcgtctgtggagagagaagggagctgatgtttccagtctggatgactctttgtcaaagctctgacaaAGAGCCTCAGCTTTGACAGAAATGTtcgccacaaatgctgtcagacctgctgagattgtccagtattattTTTTATATTTGTTTATGGGATCTGAGTGTCACTggatgggtcagcatttgttgcccatccctgagggcatttaagagtcaagcacattgccgtGCACCTGGAGTCACATGTCCGCCAGACCTGGTATGGAcgacggatttccttccctaaaggacattagtgaaccaaatgtgtttttatgacaatcgacactggtttcatggtcaccttttataCTTTTGATTCACGATttgtttttttattgaattcaaatttcaattgTTAGTTTGGGAAGAATACCTGTGGAGTTGGCTTCTACCCATAAGACAGTGACTGATGGACACATTAGCATAGTGgtgatgttactggactaataatccagaggccctgcTTAATGCTCCAGAaacaagagttcaaatcccaccgtggctccCCAAGGGAATTTAAATTCACATTTAGCTAGTAAATTTGGATCTCCGTAATCCAAATGCTCAGGGATGGTGACCAAGAAACTACCAGATTGTCAAATAACAGGTTCAGTAATGCCCTTGAGGGGAGGAACTGTGCCATCCTTGCCCAGTATGGCCTAGACATGACCTctgacccacaacaatgtgatggACTCCAATCTGAATGGGCCTAGCAAGCCCTGAGTTGCATGAAACCACATCAGAAAAGTCAAAAGGACCGCGTGGCTCGAGAAGGTAGCTCAGCCCCATCCTTTCACGGGaatttggggatgggcaataaatgctgaccctgctAGTGATTCCCAAAAATGAATTTTCTTTAAAATCACCCAATTCTCCAGGCTATTAAACCTTCTTTCTCGCCTCTATTTTTGTTCTACAACCCTTATTTAGCATGTCTCCACATTTAACCCCTTCCTTTCACTCCAAGACGTTGTCTATGAAGGAAAGCTTTGCATTAGTAATCCTAGACGCTAAGACTCATTGAGCCAAGTAGTTTAATACTGGAGATCAAGACAACACCCTTATCCCCATACtgaatggaatatcattattttctgcaTAGTATTTGAATACATTAAGCTACACCCTGATCCTGTAAATCTTCAATTCCTTTATGAAGCATTCAATTGGAAGGAATGGATTATTATTTTATTGGAAATCTACTCCATCAATTCTGCATTAGGAACTTCCTGCTCCCTCCTCGCCCATCCTAAATTTCTAATCTCCATTGGCCTGTTGCTGTTAAATCAACCCTATCTCAAATGTGTACCACTCTCGCCTCAGGGCACGAAGGTGGAGGCTTCAGGTCATAAACCACAGACATGAGCGCCTCCTCCACACAGGCACTCCtcattcagtattgagggagtgctgccctgtcaaagatgtcttttggatgagatgcgaATCCAAGACGCCTCAGGTGGACATCCCATGATGCAATTCAAAGATGACCAGAGGAGTTAAATATTGGTCTCTCCACCAACAGATCATGGAGGTCTTGTGGCGAGTGGATCTGAGCCAgacgttctgggttcaagtcccgccCCAGGACTTAACGGTCAAACCCGCAAcctggccaaacaggttgaatatCAACCTGCAAACTCTTTCCAGCATAcaccaatggcaggcggtaagagtgggagagacgcctggtcagccatgtttgatgcggAGTGGCGCCCCCTCAAGCTATTAGCCCCCGGCGacggactagcgacctgttccgggaattactagcgATGGAAGCAGATGAAAGTGTGCCTGAGTGCCCCGTTAGGTACGGGAAGAGAAatgacaacaaccaactggacatttagcaattaaaatttgtttttggaatcttgctgtgcactaattggttgctgtgtttcttatATTACATCAGTGAATATTTCTTTCTCCCTTTTATTCCCTCCCTCCtgctcctctgccccccccccccccccggtttacaTTTGTGTCTTTCCACTAAGTGCCAATGCACTAGGGCGGTGTTTTATTTAAGTGCCTCATAATTATGATACTTATGTACCTTTTAAGGCTTTTCCAGGTTTTGAAGTGCTGGGTAATTACAGGGCGGGGAAAAAAGCTCCAAAAGCATTTTCTCAGTAAAGGGCCAGCTGTTAACTGTGAGCCTCGACCCCCTGCCTTTGGGCCATCAGTAAATTGCGTTGTTGCAGGGCTACACTTGAGTCTAGTTGGTGTTGATTATCCACCTCCCCCAGGGGAATGTAGCTGCTAAATGTGGCCCAAATTCACTCGGTGATGATGCCTGAGTAGAATTAGGCCCAGACGTTCAATGGGTTAACAGGTGAAGATTGGTCACCTTTGGGTGAGGTACCAGAGACAGATAATGAGCCTGCAGTTGTTTCCCGTAGGATTCCGTTACTCCCGACCCTCTTTTCCTCCCCGCCGCCTCCAGAGAAAATAGGAAAAGGAATGTTATTTGATCTGTCTGATCATACAGCCAATGCGGTGACTTGCGTCTTGTTTCTGTGAAGGTTAACAAGTTCATGAAACAGAAGGAGATGTCATCCAAGAGATCGGATTCCTTAACTCAGCCACAGGAGAAGCCCTCTGATCATATAAATTGGTATGAAAGAATCGGCTATCCTCTCCGCTGTAACATCTTTCCAGGTACCGCCCATTCCTAATCCAAGTCTGACGTAGAATATTCACTGAAAGCGTTCACTTTGTTAATGCCGAAATATTAATTCAGTTAAAGAGAAGAGGAAAGAAGCACATGTTTCATAGGCTGTAAAGCACTTGACAGCATCGTTAGGTCTTGAACAGCGCTATGTAAGTGCAAAATTCTTCATGACCATTCCCTGACGATTCAGCAGGTTCATTGATTACAATTTGTATTTCAGTAAAGCACTTGCAAAATGGCTGGCATTTGTTGCTAATTCCTAAttagggaaggtggtggtgagctgccttcttgagccgctgcagtccatgtggtgtaggtacacccactgtgctgttagggagggagttccaggatttcggtccagcgacagtgaaggaacggccgatatatttccaagtcagtttgGTGAGTGGCTCGAAGGGGCaagtccaggtggtggtgtttccatacatctgctgctcttgttcttctaggtggcagaggccgtgggtatggaaggtgctgtcgaaggagccttggtgagttgttgctgtGTGACTTGAAGGTGGTACCGTtccagcagccagccaatggggtttcccattgtggccacccccacgctgtaggaaaatccgtgggtgtgagtgcgctgctggcgaagagaaggatcccgccgatggagattcCCGCCCGGAGATATTTAATTTTTAGGATCTAGTGTGCACTGCCTGAAGggatgatggaagcagattcagtaggaACTTTCAAAAAGGCAATAGGATAAGTACTTAGGGGGAAAATGTTGTGGAGAGCTATGGGGAAAGATCAGAACGATCATTGTAAAATTCTTCCAAAGAGCCGGCATCGACACAATGAACCAAATGATTTTGTATCGGGCATGTGTGGATCTGTAAAGCTCCTCTCTCTTCCCAAACCCTGCACCTTAGATGCACAGCACGCTTGGATAACATTACAATCATATTAGACAAAATTTGGACTTTCTacacctcagaatctccactccatCTTCTTTGTAACTGGGGCTGAAAATGATTGACCAACCGGAACTTTAGGTGTATCGTATTAAAGTGCGCAAGTATTCCATTTGACATAGCTACAGTATCTGAATACATGCGCCGTATAAAATATCAGCGCGGGAGGGGCAAGGGGCAGGTATTAATTGGTATCACCCACTATGCAAAGGGAATCGATAAGCTTGGATTTGGGGATGGTAGCATATAGTTGTATTGTTTCTGAACTGGTGATCCATAGATCTGGACTAATGCGCGAGAGTtgcgagttcaaatctcaccatggcggcttaccaccaccttctcaagggcagttagggatgggcaataaatgacggCCTAGCCAGCTCACACTCACATCTGGTGAGTGAATAAAAAAAGGCTGAGCAAAATTTAGATTGATTTtacaaatctggaataaaatgtcAGTTTTATGAGTAATAATCAGGAAATTAccggattgttgtaaaaatccatctggttcacgaatgtcctttggggaaggaaatctgccatcctaacctggtctgtcctaataataataatcagtgtcacaagtagatttacattaacactgcaatgaagttactgtgaaaatcccctcgacatcacactctggcgcctgttcgggtacacagagggagaattcagaatgtccaattcacctaacaagcatgtctttcgggatttgtgggaggaaaccggagcacccggaggaaacccacgcaggcacgggggagaacgtgcagactccggacagacggtgacccaagccgggaatcgaacccgggtccctgaagctgtgaagcaacagtgctaaccactatgctcccatggcgccctacatgtgactccagatccacagcaatgtggtcgactcttaactgctctctggaatggcccagcaagccactctgtATAGGCAGTTCACCTTCTCGAGGGTATttggggatgggcaattaatgctggccttgccagtctcGCTCACGAGCCAGGGTGGAATttaacaagaaggatgggttgatgGCTGGAAAGCCACATATTAGATTTCCAAGCCAGCCAAAGCTTCAACTCAAAATTGTAAATACTGGCGGGTACGTTTCTGCCCCTTCCGTTCCGGTAGGTTGGGACTTTCCTCTCCCTGTATTGAAGCTGACGTCCGTTTCCGTGGGAAGGCGAATTTCTGACTGTTAATTTGAAAACGGACACAGCTACAGAGTGTGAACAGTCGGCAGCAGCGTTCTGCTGGCATGTGTGTTAATCTATTATTGATGCTTCATTTTGGGATGTCAGGTGACTCGGGAGAATGGAAGAGTGAGGCACAATCCACCTACACGAAAGAGGTGCATCACCGCTTTAAACACGACCCAGAACACTGGCACGGGAGAACGACCGATCAATTGGGTACAGTATCATTTCTAACCAATTgcccccctccttcctcctccaTGGGTCATTCTTTTCTCCAAATACAATTCCCAGTCTCGTCCATGATCCCTTGTAGCAAGAATGTGAATGAGTAAAGTTaatggggtgagagggggaggtgcCTCTTACTAGTTGTACCCCTTTCGTCCAtcaaggccacccccccccccccccaccctcacccttgcACCTAACCCACAGTTGGGCTCTGTTTGGGCAGTCAGCAGTTACTGCCACCACCCATGAACCCCCGACCAAATGCCCAATCTTCACCTGAGACTTGATGGGATTCCCTTTTTTGGGCGTTGCATCCGTCCGTCCGTCATTGGCTAGATCAGGGACTCTGGCTCTTGCTACCCATCGCTGGCTGTCTGTAACCAATCATTGGTGATCCTGTCATTGGctctgctgaaattgactagtacAGCAAAGAttgtggggtgggtggtggtggtgatggaggaggagggggggggggggggggggaagatggtgaTTGATTGACTTCCTTATCTTGTTAATCCATCAAGGAAGCATGAAGCAAGCTGTCCTACATGCAGCAGGAAAAGACTGTGAACACCCAGCGAGCCAGGCAGCATTCGGGGATGTGCAATTCTTGCTTTCCCACTCTTTCTGTTAACTTGCACCCCCTCCTAATTTGCACACCAGCCTAAAACTTAAATCTGGTGCTCTCACCTTCTGGCAGGCACGTGTACACAAGAGGATACAAAGAGTTTGCCGGAAGATATAGACAGATTAAGCGAGTAGGcaaaaaaaattggcagatggagtgtaccgtgtgaaaatgtgaacttgtccactttggcgggAAGGATAGATACGCAGAATATTACTTAATTGGTGTGCGAGTATAgaacgctgcggtacagagggatctgggagtccttgTACATGAATAACAAAAGGTCAGCGTTCAAGTGCAGCGAGTAATTCAGAAAGTAAATGGAATGTTGGGCTTTATTGCggggggaatggagtataaaagtaggcacGTCTTGATACAAGAGCATTAGTGAGACCAATTAGTATAATGTACCATTTTGGTCACCTTACTTGAGGAGGGACGTACCTACATCGGGGAAAGCTCCgagaagattcactaggctaattcctgggatgaagggattgccTTATGAGGAAACATTGAGCAGGTGCGGCTTATCCACTTCTTGGATTTCAGAAGAATGGGAGATGATCGTATTGAAAGGTATGAGATTCTGAGGGGGCcggacagggtagatgctaagagGATGCTACCCACCCGTCCCCATGGGGCAATCTGGAAATAAGTGGTCCCCCATTTAAgatatagatgaggaggaatttcttctcccagagggtatGTTAGTGTtcagaattctcttccccagagagtggcggTGGCTGGGGCACTGAATTTATTTAAGGCTGAGTTCGacaatttttgtttttaaatttaagagtacccaattcattttttccaatgaaggggcaatttagcatggccaatccacctagcctgcacatctttgagttgtgggggcgaaacccacgcaaacacggggagaatgtgcaaactccacacggacagtgacccagagccgggatcgaacctgggacctcggcggagtTCGACaacttttgattgacaagggaattGAGGATTATGGGAACAGACAGGGAAGTGGAATTAAGGCCACATCAGAGCAGTCACGATCTTATTGCCTGGCAGAACGTGCTCGAGCGGCTCGATGGCCAATTTTGCTCCTATTTCTTGCTTTGCAGTTTCTCATGTTTGCTGAAAAAAAAAGAGACATTTTGCCAAAGCTTTGTGTCCAACAATCGTCAGGATCGCCCACAAGAATACCATTGTTAGGGGAAACAACAAAtacatgagaagagaatgctgattggttggcaagtaaacTCTGGTTGGTAAAGGAGTtgacatggagaatgcaccagttgatggtgactgacagtcaactgccaagcattgtttgacatttgaaccaggcagcttgactctctgGTTAAggaattgccctgaggaatgaaccagcaaatggctatCATTTACTTTGTTTGGCTGAAACAGGCACAGTTTGTGTCCATGTTCTTTCGGTCTACAAAGAACAGGTGTGTATTAACATATGTAGCTTCCAGCgtgtagcttccagtacacgcaATTGCACGGACaattttaaattggttgtcagtgtaattcttagcacactgaggattatttagcaaatgttggtgCAATCATGGGCTGATTtgatttaccatagaatttacagtgcagaaggaggccattctgcccatccagtctgcaccggctcttggaaagagcaccctacccaaggtcaacacctctaccctatccccataacccaacccaacactaagggcaatttttggacactaagggcaatttagcatggccaatccacctaacctgcacatctttggaccgtgggaggaaaccggagcacccggaggaaacccacgcagacacggggaggatgtgcagactccacacggacagtgacccaagccggatttgaacctgggaccctggagctgtgaagcaattgtgctgtccacaatgctaccgtgctgcccttatgtacacacattgcgcctgtttcagttAAACACGACGCATGacagccatttgctggttcatttCTCAGGGCAACGCAatcagctgcctggtttaaatttcaaacaatgcttagaAGTTAACTGTCAGTCGCCAccaactggtgcattctctatgACAATGCTTCTACTAATCAAAGTCCAGTTTCTAACCAATCGATACTCTCTTTTCGTATCGTATACATTTGTTGTTTCccctttggtattcttgtgaattgtcctgatgagtacaaaccAAAAAGCTTTGACCAAATGTCTATTTTTTTCAGCAACAGCCaacttctgtactaccaaatgactaatTTCACATGTTGTTTGACCCCTCCTGTTGTCTGCCCGTTTGTTCTTTTCCTGACGCCCCACCTGCTTGTCTTTGCCGCTGTTAAATCCCTTAACTACTTCAAAAAGGTTGGGGCCGAATAAGTTaactctcgtttctctctccacagatgctgcctgaccctctgagtatttccagtattttgtctccctattttcacattttccccatCTGTAGAGTTTTGCTTTCGTTGCCTCAAACGCTGCACTCGAAAGAGTGACCAGGTCCTTTTCCAAAGTCTTTAACCTCATCCAGTCAGTCCAATGATCTCAATTGTTTGTCTGAGGACATGTTGAGGGCAGCCCAGGCAGTTTCACTCGCCAGAATTGTGCGACGGTGTCCCCAGGCGGCTGGTAACTCATCTCTTGGTTGCTAAGAACGGAAtgatgggattgtgaacaatggcgaACTCTTGCCCTTCAAAGTGTTGCCCAGCAACACCCTGGGAGCTGGCCAAACCCACGTTTCTGGTGTATCTTTTGGATTGGCGGATGGGGGGGTTGGAGGACTTTGCGTTTTCCACTCAAACCAGTCAGTGAGTTGAGGGGATCTGGTTTAGTTCAGTTGACTGGGCAgctgagcgaggccaacagcgcgggttcaatccccgtaccggctgaggttatccatgacctTCTCAACCTTGGCTGAGAtgttgtgaccctcaggttaaatcaccaccggtcagctcttccccctcaaaaggggaaagcagcctatggtcatctgggactatggcgatgtTACTTTACTAATTGGAGATTCTTCACTCCTTTGTCTTTCAACATCTTAAAAAAATAAGGTTAAGGAACATGATTCAATTCACAAGTTTGCATCCTGACACTAGCAAGGTTGTCTGTCATCTTTTTAGGTCATTGGGTTGAAATGAGTATTGTTCATCGGAAAATGAAGAAAGCATTAGAACAGCTGGAGAAACAATCGGAGAATTCTTAGAACAACCAAGAACATAAAAGTATGAAACAAAATGGCTTCCCGTGTGTCTGTTTTGTGCAATTTTACAAAGAATTTCTCTGAATGCCATCTCATTTTGAATGAGGGCAAGagtaggatttaaaaaaaaaaagagtgagtGAAGGAGAAATTGGTCTTTGTTGGGCAGGGGGGTCACATCTGCTGGGGTGGCCCCGATCCCCATTTCCTGTTAGCACTGCGCATTCAGGAGATATATGGCTGCCCACTGAGATCCCGATCCAAAGTTAAACATCTCCAGACCTGGGCCACGTTTCATCCACCTTGCAAAGACAAACCTGGATCCAACCAGCCTCAAGATTATCCAGCTCCAGAATTGAGTTACTCAACTGTGGAAAATAAGACCCTGGGGGCCTGATTGTGAATGAAGAACTGTGGAgctgcgcaatggttagcactgctgcctcacgtcgccgaggacccgggttcaatcccggccccgggtcactgcccgtgtggagtttgcacatcccccccccgtgtctgcgtgggcctcacccccacagcccaaagatgtgcagggtaggtggattggccacgctaaattgccccatacattggaaaaaaatgaattgggtgcttaaAGAACTGTTTTATCAATTTAGTTTGtcttgggccgcacggtagcacagtggttagcaccgtcgcttcatagctccagggtctccggttccattcccaacttgggtcactgtctgtgcggagtctgcacgttctccccgtgtccgcgtgggtttcccctgggtgctccggtttcctcccacagtgcaggttaggtggattggccatgctaaattgcccatagtgttcaaaaaaaggttaggggttactgggttgtggggatagggtgaaggttgggcttacataagaacataagaactaggagcaggagtaggccatctggtccctcgagcctgctccaccattcaatgagatcatggctgatcttttgtggactcagctccactttccggcccgaacaccataacccttaatccctttattcttcaaaaaactatctatctttatcttaaaaacatttaatgaaggagcctctactgcttcactgggcaaggaattccatagattcacaaccctttgggtgaagaagttcctcctaaactcagtcctaaatctacttccccgtattttgaggctatgccccctagttctgctttcacccgccagtggaaacaacctgcccacatctatcctatctattcccttcataatcttatatgtttctataagatcccccctcatccttctaaattccaacgagtacagtcccagtctactcaatctctcctcgtaatccaaccccttcagctctgggattaacctagtgaatctcctctgcacaccctccagtgccagtacgtcctttctcaagtaaggagaccaaaactgaactcaatactccaggtgtggcctcactaacaccttatacaattgcagcagaacctccctagtcttaaactccatccctctagcaatgaaggacacaattccatttgccttcttaatcacctgttgcacctgaaaaccaactttttgcgactcatgcactagcacacccaggtctctctgcacagcagcatgttttaatattttatcatttaaataataatcccttttgctgttattcctaccaaaatggataacctcacatttgtcaacattgcattccatctgccagatcctagcccattcacttagcctatccaaatccctctgcagacttccagtatcctctgcactttttgctttaccacttatcttagtgtcgtctgcaaacttggacacattgcccttggtccccaactccaaatcatctatgtaaattgtgaacagttgtgggcccaacactgatccctgagggacaccactagctactgattgccaaccagagaaacacccattaatccccactctttgctttctattaattaaccaatcctctatccatgctactactttccccttaatgccatgcatctttatcttatgcaacaaccttttgtgtggcaccttgtcaaaggctttctggaaatccagatataccacatccattggctccccgttatctcccgcactgttaatgtcctcaaaaaattccactaaattagttaggcacgacctgccctttatgaacccatgctgcgtctgtccaatgggacaatttccatccagatgcctcgctatttcttccttgatgatagattccagcatcttccctactaccgaagttaagctcactggcctataattacccgctttcttcctacctccttttttaaacagtggtgtcacgtttgctaatttccaatccgccgggaccaccccagagtctagtgaattttggtaaattatcactagtgcatttgcaatttccctagccatctctttcagcactctaggatgcattcaatcaggtccaggagactggtctacctttagccccattagcttgcccatcactacctccttagtgataacaatcctctcaaggtcctcacctgtcatagcctcatttccatcagtcactggcatgttatttgtgtcttccactgtgaagaccgacccaaaaaacctgttcagttcctcagtcatttcctcatctcccataattaaatctcccttctcatcctctaaaggaccaatatttactttagccactcttttttgttttatgtggcttaggtgggttggtctttccggtgcggactcgatgggcctgtatggcctccttctgcaccgcaaattctatgtctatgtcttatGTAGCGAATCCCATGTAGGAACTACATAGGAATGTGAGCAGTAGGGAGCTGGAGTAGGTTAATTGTCctttgaatctgctctgccatttaacaagGTGGTGTATGATTTTCTCTCCAATTCGATCGTCCTGCGCTATTACCACATCAATTAAATCCCTTAGTATTCACAAAATCTGTTTGCTTCTGGCTACTCCATGACTGAGCGTCTACACTAAgtcttctgtggtggagaattctgaAGATCCtgcttgagtgaagaaattgctcttTGCCTAATCCTAAATGACTGACCCCTTACTCTGAAACTGCGACCCTGTGTTCTAGGTTTCACAACCGGGGAAACAACTTCTCTGCTGACCCTGTCAAGCCGCTGAAGAATTTGATACGTTTCTGGACGTTCGCCTctcttaatttttatttttttaaaaattatttttaaaaaaattcagagtgcccaattatttattttcaattaaggagcaatttagcatggcgaatccaccgattctgcacatcttttgggttgtttgggggggggggggggggggggtgagacccacgcagacaaggggagaatgtgcaatctccacacggacagtgacccgggctgggatcgaac containing:
- the LOC140403915 gene encoding ciliary microtubule inner protein 4-like, which translates into the protein MSDGGQRYPGRTLFGTTLDSKGYFQGLSEEEQASAVPGEAQANRQPVPRLEKRQGSFCKTESDRAPMRGREGGSSLDASRIMSPKSGSAKAARGTRYHDKDCKSELKESCTTVPPSCDGRISEMQFDGDRSPVASTPRSTTDGVQSPRETLKQRPNQKEECVIPQNIKHKFGSQLMDELLTDDEVNKFMKQKEMSSKRSDSLTQPQEKPSDHINWYERIGYPLRCNIFPGDSGEWKSEAQSTYTKEVHHRFKHDPEHWHGRTTDQLGHWVEMSIVHRKMKKALEQLEKQSENS